A single region of the Zygotorulaspora mrakii chromosome 4, complete sequence genome encodes:
- the PMS1 gene encoding ATP-binding mismatch repair protein (similar to Saccharomyces cerevisiae PMS1 (YNL082W); ancestral locus Anc_2.212), whose amino-acid sequence MSKINAIAIDDIHKITSGQVIIDLVTAVKELIDNSIDANARHIEVSFKNYGVESIECSDDGDGIKPENYETLALKHHTSKISNFEDVSTVKTLGFRGEALASMCAIANISVVTTSNPPRADRLEYDFNGILKSKTTTTRNKGTNVQVAQLFKNLPVRRKEFTKNCKREFTKCIALIQSYALIQGNITFTVWHTTPNGKKSRILSTGKEPEMFKKILNIYGTSSMRGLSEVNLCLDLNPFKKLMERKHVENHLFEGLDYKIVATGYISKCSFGCGRSSKDRQLVFVNARPVEYPVLLQSCNEVYKSFNNVQYPSIFINFQVPPELVDINITPDKRTVVLHNEKCVVDVFKDGLTEYYEKQELELPKSALSQPEPKLLKKRKIDGAKAESSFTSSQICQGSRGELRDENFELEELSKKDEKSKCLFGYNEDSDHEGDTITPQIALQFDNITRTPPNSETTIERKSSGENQVNRTELFIHESEGSHKVLHDIKNGIATPRKALTEYAHLSSPNASQNNAPILDNSQSVEVEIDGKKEDLQAKLSQDERLIFLREDSSHRSCCSHTSSCSGTCSPHATTNEDDEAFTYEDTDDSYAVLESAQLNVRTPAKPNQIVSRGVYRSLSDTEVQQANEIDFPSISLHVDTSIKRGAETLTAIKNKQPPKQEHFIKKNDNFENFEESEKFLTITVTKDDFIKMQVVGQFNLGFIIVTRKIGDKYDMFIVDQHASDEKYNFEVLQKITVFKSQRLIAPLPVDLNVIDEMLVIDNQPLFEKNGFKVIIDENEMPGSKIKLYSLPVSKRTLFDVDDFYELIHLIRESGGLNLESLRPSKIRSMFAMRACRSSIMIGKPLAKKTMTKVVRNLSELDKPWNCPHGRPTMRHLLELRDWGTFNDDYVI is encoded by the coding sequence ATGAGCAAGATTAATGCCATTGCTATTGATGACATTCATAAGATTACATCAGGGCAGGTCATAATTGACCTTGTAACAGCAGTGAAGGAATTAATTGATAATAGCATTGATGCAAACGCGCGCCACATTGAGGTATCATTTAAGAACTATGGTGTTGAATCCATCGAGTGCTCCGATGATGGTGATGGTATAAAACCTGAGAACTACGAAACCCTAGCACTGAAACATCACACATCAAAAATaagcaattttgaagatgtcTCTACTGTAAAAACATTAGGCTTTCGAGGCGAGGCCTTGGCATCAATGTGTGCTATTGCAAATATATCTGTTGTTACGACCTCAAATCCACCGAGAGCTGACAGATTAGAATATGATTTTAATGGGATTCTCAAATCTAAGACGACAACAACCCGTAACAAGGGTACCAATGTTCAAGTAGCTCAATTGTTTAAAAATTTGCCAGTAAGACGAAAGGAGTTCACAAAAAATTGTAAAAGAGAATTCACTAAATGCATCGCACTGATACAAAGCTATGCTTTAATCCAAGGAAATATAACTTTTACAGTTTGGCACACAACGccaaatggaaaaaaatcacGTATATTGTCAACTGGCAAGGAACCAGAAATGTTCAAGAAAATTCTCAATATATACGGGACTTCTAGTATGCGAGGTCTTTCTGAAGTCAATTTGTGTCTAGATTTAAATcccttcaaaaaattgatggaaAGAAAACATGTTGAAAACCACTTATTTGAGGGCTTAGATTACAAAATTGTGGCCACTGgttatatttcaaaatgttcCTTCGGCTGTGGGAGGAGTTCCAAAGATCGCCAGTTAGTTTTTGTAAACGCAAGGCCTGTCGAATATCCAGTTCTATTGCAAAGTTGTAATGAGGTATACAAATCATTTAACAATGTCCAATACCCATCTATTTTTATAAATTTTCAGGTACCACCAGAATTGGTTGATATAAATATTACACCCGATAAAAGGACAGTTGTGCTCCACAATGAGAAATGTGTTGTagatgttttcaaagatggtTTAACAGAGTACTACGAAAAGCAGGAGCTGGAATTGCCTAAATCTGCATTATCACAACCAGAGCCCAAATTGctaaaaaagagaaaaatcGACGGTGCAAAGGCAGAGTCATCTTTTACTTCCAGTCAAATATGTCAGGGATCAAGGGGAGAATTGagagatgaaaattttgaattagAGGAGCTTtcgaaaaaagatgaaaaatctaaatGCCTTTTTGGGTATAATGAAGACTCAGATCATGAAGGTGACACAATTACTCCCCAAATAGCACTACAGTTTGATAATATCACGAGAACCCCCCCGAACTCAGAAACAACAATTGAACGCAAAAGTTCAGGTGAGAATCAGGTAAACAGAACAGAGTTGTTTATTCATGAGAGTGAAGGCTCTCATAAAGTACTTCatgatattaaaaatgGCATTGCTACTCCTAGAAAAGCTTTAACGGAATATGCTCATCTGTCGAGTCCAAATGCATCTCAAAACAATGCTCCTATCCTAGATAACAGTCAGTCtgttgaagttgaaattgaCGGAAAGAAAGAGGATCTTCAAGCAAAGCTTTCGCAAGATGAAAGACTGATATTTTTGCGCGAGGACTCTTCCCACCGGTCATGCTGCAGTCACACCAGCAGCTGCTCTGGCACATGTTCACCGCATGCGACAACAAATGAAGACGATGAAGCATTTACCTATGAAGATACTGACGACTCCTATGCTGTACTAGAATCCGCCCAGTTGAATGTTAGGACACCTGCTAAGCCCAACCAAATTGTATCTCGGGGAGTTTATCGTTCTCTAAGCGACACAGAAGTCCAGCAGGccaatgaaattgattttccatcaatatcattacATGTAGATACTTCCATCAAGCGTGGCGCTGAAACTTTAACCGCTATTAAAAATAAGCAACCCCCAAAGCAGGAAcactttatcaaaaagaatgataattttgaaaactttgagGAAAGTGAGAAATTTCTCACAATAACAGTTACAAAGGATGACTTCATTAAAATGCAAGTGGTAGGACAATTCAATTTAGGATTTATTATTGTAACCCGCAAAATCGGAGACAAGTACGATATGTTTATCGTAGATCAGCATGCTAGCGATGAAAAGTATAACTTCGAGGTTTTGCAGAAAATAACTGTTTTCAAGTCACAAAGATTAATTGCTCCTTTACCTGTTGACCTTAATGtaattgatgaaatgcTGGTTATAGACAATCAGccattatttgaaaagaatggtTTCAAAGTAATTATAGATGAAAACGAAATGCCAGGTTCGAAAATTAAATTGTATAGTCTACCAGTATCAAAGCGCACACTATTTGATGTGGATGATTTTTACGAGCTGATTCATTTGATTAGAGAAAGCGGTGGTCTGAATTTAGAGAGTTTAAGGCCCTCCAAAATCAGATCCATGTTTGCAATGAGGGCATGCAGAAGTAGTATTATGATAGGTAAGCCTTTAGCCAAGAAAACCATGACAAAGGTTGTACGCAACTTGAGTGAATTGGACAAACCATGGAATTGTCCTCATGGTAGGCCTACTATGCGACACCTTCTAGAACTACGGGACTGGGGAACTTTTAATGATGACTATGTCATTTAG
- the SWS2 gene encoding mitochondrial 37S ribosomal protein uS13m (similar to Saccharomyces cerevisiae SWS2 (YNL081C); ancestral locus Anc_2.213): protein MVVHILGKGFKGKEVIRIALASKFYGIGLTTAERICSRLGFYPWMRMHQLSEAQILSITSELSNMTIEGDARAIVKENIALKKRIGSYAGMRHATGLPVRGQKTRNNANTARKLNRIDRKGYHTSAWSSILGAFTKTL from the coding sequence ATGGTAGTGCACATTCTGGGAAAAGGTTTTAAGGGAAAAGAGGTAATCAGGATTGCGCTAGCATCTAAATTTTACGGTATTGGATTAACCACTGCCGAAAGAATATGCTCCAGGTTGGGATTCTACCCATGGATGAGAATGCACCAGCTGTCTGAGGCTCAAATTTTAAGTATCACCAGCGAATTATCAAATATGACGATAGAGGGTGATGCTCGTGCAATCGTTAAGGAGAATATTGCTCttaagaaaagaattggcTCCTATGCCGGTATGAGACATGCCACAGGCCTTCCAGTGCGCGGTCAAAAGACTAGAAACAATGCCAACACAGCAAGGAAGCTAAATAGAATCGACAGGAAAGGATATCACACAAGCGCTTGGTCAAGCATTTTGGGGGCTTTCACAAAAACGCTGTGA